One window from the genome of Deinococcus sp. NW-56 encodes:
- a CDS encoding glycoside hydrolase family 13 protein — protein sequence MSPTELPHPVTPEWVADAVFYQIFPDRFARSGRMTGLNLQPWGSPPTIHGYMGGDLWGVAEHLDHIQSLGVNAIYFCPVFQSASNHRYHTHDYFQVDPMLGGNGALRHLLDEAHARGIRVVLDGVFNHASRGFFQFNDLLEQGEASAYRDWFHVDGWPLHAYDDAKPAGYQAWWGIRALPKFNTGHPAVREFLLSVGEYWMRFGIDGWRLDVPNEIDDDDFWREFRRRVKAVNPDAYIVGEIWGDAHRWLAGDQFDAVMNYHFTRPCLGFFGARTINHAVNEVSGMGRVDPIDAAAFARRIGEVTRMYHPEIVRAQLNLLDSHDTARFLTAAGGDAAAFRLASVFQMTYVGAPCIYSGDEVGLPGGPDPDCRRAFPWHDEGSWDRETLGLLQRLTAARHATPALRRGELRFTHAEGEGLVYARELGEQVAYVALNTAQTQARLPLTGVRPGLYRDALSGQTFDLQGDTELDVPARGGVVLFPA from the coding sequence ATGTCGCCGACCGAACTTCCCCACCCCGTCACGCCCGAATGGGTCGCGGACGCCGTCTTCTACCAGATTTTCCCCGACCGCTTCGCCCGCTCGGGCCGCATGACGGGCCTGAACCTCCAGCCGTGGGGCAGCCCACCCACGATTCACGGCTACATGGGCGGCGACCTGTGGGGCGTGGCCGAGCATCTGGACCATATCCAGAGCCTGGGCGTGAACGCGATCTACTTCTGCCCGGTCTTTCAGTCGGCGTCCAACCACCGCTACCACACCCACGACTACTTTCAGGTGGACCCCATGTTGGGCGGGAATGGCGCCCTGCGGCACCTGCTGGACGAGGCCCATGCCCGCGGCATCCGGGTCGTGCTGGACGGCGTGTTCAACCACGCCAGCCGGGGCTTCTTCCAGTTCAACGACCTGCTGGAGCAGGGCGAGGCGAGCGCCTACCGCGACTGGTTCCACGTGGACGGCTGGCCGCTGCACGCCTACGACGACGCCAAGCCTGCGGGCTATCAGGCCTGGTGGGGCATCCGGGCGCTGCCGAAGTTCAACACGGGCCACCCCGCCGTGCGCGAGTTCCTGCTCTCGGTGGGCGAGTACTGGATGCGTTTCGGGATCGACGGCTGGCGGCTGGACGTGCCCAATGAGATCGACGACGACGACTTCTGGCGCGAGTTCCGCCGCCGGGTCAAGGCGGTCAACCCCGACGCCTACATCGTCGGCGAGATCTGGGGAGACGCGCACCGCTGGCTGGCGGGTGACCAGTTCGACGCCGTGATGAACTACCACTTCACCCGCCCGTGCCTGGGATTTTTCGGAGCGCGGACGATCAACCACGCGGTGAACGAGGTCAGCGGGATGGGCCGGGTGGACCCCATCGACGCCGCCGCCTTCGCCCGGCGCATCGGGGAAGTCACCCGGATGTACCACCCCGAGATCGTGCGGGCACAGCTCAACCTGCTCGACTCGCACGACACGGCCCGCTTCCTGACGGCGGCAGGTGGGGACGCAGCCGCCTTCCGGCTCGCCAGCGTCTTCCAGATGACCTACGTGGGAGCGCCCTGCATCTATTCCGGCGACGAGGTGGGCCTCCCCGGTGGCCCCGACCCCGACTGCCGCCGCGCCTTCCCCTGGCACGACGAGGGGAGCTGGGACCGCGAGACGTTGGGCCTGCTCCAGCGGCTCACCGCCGCCCGCCACGCCACCCCCGCCCTGCGCCGGGGCGAGCTGCGCTTCACCCATGCCGAAGGGGAGGGCCTCGTCTACGCCCGCGAACTGGGGGAGCAGGTGGCCTATGTCGCCCTCAACACCGCGCAGACGCAGGCCCGGCTGCCCCTGACCGGGGTGCGCCCCGGCCTGTACCGCGACGCGCTGAGCGGGCAGACCTTCGACCTCCAGGGGGACACCGAGCTGGACGTGCCCGCGCGGGGCGGGGTGGTGCTCTTTCCGGCCTGA